From candidate division KSB1 bacterium, a single genomic window includes:
- a CDS encoding iron-containing alcohol dehydrogenase, translating into MMNFEFQLTNQVFFGENTIDRLGELAKSLQANSILVVTDPGIVAAGHVERAIASLKKESLEYQVFHEVEENPTTKHVENGVQFAKSLPKLDLIIGLGGGSSMDCGKGINFLYSNGGKMEDYWGIGKATKPMLPSIGIPTTAGTGSESQSYALISQEKTHIKMACGDKKARFKIVILDPALTQSVPDQVAIATGLDAISHAVESYVTTKRTPYSQMLAREAWRLLERNFERVIQEHHDVKAWGEMLLGAHYAGAAIENSMLGAAHACANPLTANYGITHGLAVGLMLPHVIQFNSEIVNGSYEELLDSAGLTNGERLNSAAILADRIKEIRSFAAVPNNLRQFSINKDDLNDLASQAVKQWTGKFNPRPLSKSEFLNLYEAAF; encoded by the coding sequence ATAATGAATTTTGAATTTCAACTAACCAATCAAGTTTTTTTCGGTGAAAATACCATAGATCGTTTGGGAGAATTAGCAAAATCTTTGCAGGCCAATTCGATTTTGGTGGTCACAGATCCGGGAATTGTTGCAGCAGGACATGTGGAGAGAGCCATTGCTTCATTAAAAAAGGAATCACTTGAATATCAAGTGTTTCATGAAGTAGAAGAAAATCCGACGACAAAACATGTTGAAAATGGAGTTCAATTTGCCAAAAGCTTACCAAAGCTCGACTTAATCATTGGTCTTGGCGGGGGCAGTTCTATGGATTGTGGCAAGGGAATTAATTTTCTTTACAGTAATGGCGGAAAGATGGAAGATTATTGGGGCATTGGCAAAGCAACAAAACCTATGCTGCCATCGATCGGGATACCCACCACAGCAGGAACCGGCAGCGAGTCGCAATCCTATGCGTTGATTTCCCAGGAGAAAACACATATCAAAATGGCTTGCGGCGATAAAAAAGCGCGCTTCAAAATAGTAATCCTGGATCCAGCTTTAACTCAAAGCGTTCCTGACCAGGTTGCCATTGCAACTGGACTCGATGCAATCTCTCATGCTGTAGAAAGTTATGTCACTACAAAAAGGACACCCTATTCACAGATGTTGGCCCGGGAAGCCTGGCGTTTATTGGAAAGAAATTTTGAGCGGGTAATACAGGAGCATCATGATGTTAAGGCTTGGGGTGAAATGCTTCTTGGCGCTCATTATGCCGGTGCAGCCATAGAAAATTCGATGTTGGGAGCTGCCCACGCATGTGCTAATCCATTAACTGCAAATTACGGGATCACCCATGGACTGGCAGTCGGTCTTATGCTTCCACATGTTATTCAGTTTAACAGCGAGATTGTAAACGGCTCTTATGAGGAATTACTTGATTCCGCCGGTTTGACCAATGGAGAAAGGTTGAATAGTGCCGCAATTTTGGCAGATCGGATTAAAGAAATCAGATCTTTCGCTGCCGTACCAAATAATCTTCGGCAATTCTCAATAAACAAAGATGATTTAAATGATTTGGCCAGCCAAGCAGTAAAGCAATGGACCGGGAAATTTAATCCCCGTCCCTTGAGTAAAAGTGAATTCCTGAATCTTTACGAGGCGGCATTTTGA